The Prionailurus viverrinus isolate Anna unplaced genomic scaffold, UM_Priviv_1.0 scaffold_49, whole genome shotgun sequence nucleotide sequence TGCAGAACAGATGTGCCTAGTGCTGGGCTCCAGAGGCCTAGGAGGGCTGAGAAAGCCTGTCCCCAGCCCCAACCCCTTCCTTTACCATCTGCCCCTTTTCACCAACaagccctttcctccctccccatgTGCTGGGGTTCCAGGCCTGCGGTGTGATGGACCGGGccttctccgccccccccccccccccccgccacccccagctGTGGCCCGCCCTCAGGGCCCAGCCTTTCCCACAGAGCAGGTGGCTTCTGGAAACACTTACTGGGATTTCCCGCTCATACCCATCTCAGTCAATCAGGGGGATTAATGAGAGGCCTACACTGATGTTTCAATACAATTTTAATGCCTCCTTGTGCACTTCGGCTGCTGGCAGCGTCCTGCGTGTGCTTGGGAGACAGCTCCTTCACTGCTGTGCTGCCCACCCCAGGGGGCACTGCACACAAGACGAGCTGGGGCCCCCGGAGTTGCGGTCTTTGGGGCCCTGGTCCCCCACCCAGCACTTAGCACATGCCCAGTTGCTGCACTGAACGGAACCACGAACATCTGGCTGCCCCTCTGGGAGTTCCCAACATGGAAGGGGCCTCTGACCACCTAGATGTTCACCCATGTGGCCAAAAGACCTTTACTCAGCAAGCTCCGTACTAGGCCCCGTGGGGGTCCCCAAATAAGGAGAGGAGTTTGTGCCTTCTAGAACTTCCCAGctctgggacgcctggggggctcagttggtgaagcatccaactcttggttttggcttaggtcttgatctcacagtttgtaagttcgaaccctgcatcgggttctgtgctgatggtgtggagccttgggattccctctctgccctttccccacttgcatgcgctctctttcaaaatatacttcaaaaagaCATTCCCAGCTCCTTCCCTCTTCTAGAGTGCTTcctgagctgggggggggggggggggcggggagggtggagCCCACTTCTCAAGGGTTCCGCTAGACCACCTAGTGCCACTAGACCACCTAGTGCCGGCCTCATCCACATGCCCTGCCACCGGCGCTAAGCCAGTCCTCTGCCATCCTTCCTGCATCTGGGCGCCATCCCTGTGACCACGTCACACTTCTGAAATAATTCAGGTGACTGTCGTGTGTGCTCCCAGAGTACACGACGGACTTCAGAAGACCTTGCCGTTCCTCAGTGACACACCGAGAAGGCACAGAGCATAGCTTTCAATTGGCCCCTGCCTTGCCCGTGCCCGCCCCCCAAAACCTTCTTCCCGTGTCCTGGCCCAACGAGAATGAACACAGAGACCAGGAGTCACCTCAAAAAGGCAGCTTACTTTATTCTCCCAATGCCaatggggggggcaggggcaggcagccTGTGTGCCTCTGGTCTGAGGCTCTCTGAGCCGGGATGGCCTCGAGGCCTGGGCCGGGTCCACACTTAGGGAGCGTCTTCTCCCCAGGCAACCCGGCTGGGCGGCCCGTCCCTCTTGGGTGCGGCCGCTCCCTAAGGTCAGCACGGGTCTTGTCACTGAGTTCTTCCACTGCTACTTCCATCTTGGCTCTCCCTCGGTCATCGGGGAAGGACGTGGGCTCCAGAGTGGGCCTCGCAGGCCGCATCGAAGGCTGCCCATCCCCACACCTCACGGCGGAGACCACCAAGAAAGctgcttccccttctccccttcttccccgacccttccctccccctgccccagccctccctctcttccttccccccccccccacctccttcccagcCATCACTGGGGGTTCCGCTTTGTCAGGCCGCCTGAAGGAGCCGCCAGCCCCCAGGGCAAgtccacaaaacagaaaaacaacaaccgGCAagcacagaaagggagaaaaaccacaaaactcaGGGGTGCCTTTGTCTACAAATAACCAAGTCTCCCGGCAGGGGGCGAGGCCGTGCTCAGCTTCACAGCCAGGCATTCTCTTGTGCTTAGGACAGTCCTCTTCGTCTCTCCTTTTCAGTCCTTTCCCGTCCCCAAGTACCCACGCCCCCAAGTACCCACGCCGAGAGCTCCGGAGAGGGGACtgcgtgtgcgcgtgcgtgtgccTGCGCTCGCGTTAGGCACACGTGGCCGGCACACAGCGGAAAGGTTGTCCCCCGTGCCAGCTGGCGACGTGGCCGCTGTGCTTGGAGAGCAGGAAGTAGCCGGTGGAGAGAGGCATCCCTTCTCCTCGGGGGCTTCTCTCTGGCAACAAGgtcctgtgcacacacacaaagacaggTGCACACACGCCGTgcgtacacacagacacacactagATTCTaagggagagcaggggacagggtcTTGGGAGGCTCCCTGGacctggaggggggaggggggcagaaggcCTGCCCCGGAGCACAGCGGGGCTCAGACAGTGGTGACGGAGAGCAGAGGGTTGTAGACCCGCTTGCCGTCGGCGGAGCGAGTGCCGTGGGCCAGCATCTCCTGGATGGTGATCCAGTTGTCCAGAATCTTCTTGTTCCGCTTCTTCATGGTTTTGCGGTGGCTCAAGGCAATGATGTTGAGCTCGGCCTTGCTGTCGCCGTTCTGCTGCTCCCGCAGGCACTCCAGCCGGCTCTGCATCATGAACTCGCGCCGCTTCCGCTGCTCCCGGGCCCGGATCAGGTGCTGCTTCCGCTCCTCCTTGCTCCAGTAGCGGCCCATCTTCATCTCGCTCACCGCATCATCGTCGGTGGTCATGCCGCTGCGCTCCTCCCGGATCTTCAGGGCCCGGGCTTTGAGGAGGCGATCGCGCACCGGCCGCTTGGCCACATAGCGGGTCCCATCGCTGCGCACCTTGACCTTCCACTCCATGCGGGGGGCTTCGGTGGCCGCCGCTGCCCCGCCCACCCGGGGGCCGCCGGCCAGAGTGAGGGGCCCGTGGCCCAGCTCTTCCAGGCCGCGCGGCGGGGCCAGCTGCACACAGCTGTGGTAGTGCTCGCTCTCTTGGCCCTGGCCGCGGTGGCGCCGCGAGAGGTAAGGGCTGCCTTCAGGGCCCACGCGCTCCAGGGTCACGCCTGGCTTGGGGCTCCGGCGGACTCGCTCCTCCGAGTGCGGTCTCCGGCCCAGCTCGGGATCCCGGGAGAGAGATCGGAACTTGGCGGGGCTCCCCTGCGGAGGGGCTGccttggggtgggtggggccGGCGGGGCCGGGAGGGGTCCGGTTCAAGTTGGAGTTGCCGGCGGTGGCCCGCCGCAGGGGGCTCTCCGGCAGGGGCTCTGCGAGCAGCGGGGTGCTGCGGCAGCTCTCCCCGGTGTTGTAGGCGCTGGTACTGTCCTTGTCCGACTTCTCTGGCAGCTCGGAGATGTCCGACAGCTCGTGCTTCTTGGGCTCGCCGGCCCCCAGGTCGTAGAGaccctcctcctccagcagccAGGCCTTCATGCAGCGCTCACGCAGCTGCTGCATCTTCTGCGCCCGCAGGATGTTGCGGCACTTGAACTCCAAGTGTCGCAGCTCCTCCTCCAGCATGGCCATCTCGTGGCCCAAGCTCTCGTTGCGGTTCACATCCAGGGCGCTGTTGCCGCCGCCAGAcgccctggggaaggggaggcccAGCTGGTTGCCGTTCTCCAGGTGGCCCTTGATCTCCAGCAGCTCGCGGTAGCGCTCGTACTCCTCCTCCGTGAGGCCCGGGAGGTCGCCCCCACCCAGCGCTGCCCCCTCGGCCAGCAGGGAGTCCATGCTGAAGTGCAGGTCACGGCTCTTGCGCAGGGCCCCGGGGGTGTCGGCGGCGCTGGCGGGCTCGTCGCCCAGCAGGTCGTGCTCGGAGCT carries:
- the PDZD4 gene encoding PDZ domain-containing protein 4 isoform X3, which gives rise to MGCNMCVVQKPEEQYKVMLQEVELYKTSHRDKLGLMVCYRTDDEEDLGIYVGEVNPNSIAAKDGRIREGDRIIQINGVDVQNREEAVAILSQEENTNISLLVARPESQLAKRWKDSDRDDFLDDFGSEHEGELRARKLKPPAAQQLGNEEEKGVPDVGTGLSNSQELDSGVGRTDESTRTEESSEHDLLGDEPASAADTPGALRKSRDLHFSMDSLLAEGAALGGGDLPGLTEEEYERYRELLEIKGHLENGNQLGLPFPRASGGGNSALDVNRNESLGHEMAMLEEELRHLEFKCRNILRAQKMQQLRERCMKAWLLEEEGLYDLGAGEPKKHELSDISELPEKSDKDSTSAYNTGESCRSTPLLAEPLPESPLRRATAGNSNLNRTPPGPAGPTHPKAAPPQGSPAKFRSLSRDPELGRRPHSEERVRRSPKPGVTLERVGPEGSPYLSRRHRGQGQESEHYHSCVQLAPPRGLEELGHGPLTLAGGPRVGGAAAATEAPRMEWKVKVRSDGTRYVAKRPVRDRLLKARALKIREERSGMTTDDDAVSEMKMGRYWSKEERKQHLIRAREQRKRREFMMQSRLECLREQQNGDSKAELNIIALSHRKTMKKRNKKILDNWITIQEMLAHGTRSADGKRVYNPLLSVTTV
- the PDZD4 gene encoding PDZ domain-containing protein 4 isoform X2 is translated as MGCNMCVVQKPEEQYKVMLQVNGKELSKLSQEQTLEALRSSKEPLVIQVLRRSPRLRGDSSCHDLQLVDSGTQTDITFEHIMALGKLRPPTPPMVILEPPPISHEYYDPAEFMEGGPQEADRMDELEYEEVELYKTSHRDKLGLMVCYRTDDEEDLGIYVGEVNPNSIAAKDGRIREGDRIIQINGVDVQNREEAVAILSQEENTNISLLVARPESQLAKRWKDSDRDDFLDDFGSEHEGELRARKLKPPAAQQLGNEEEKGVPDVGTGLSNSQELDSGVGRTDESTRTEESSEHDLLGDEPASAADTPGALRKSRDLHFSMDSLLAEGAALGGGDLPGLTEEEYERYRELLEIKGHLENGNQLGLPFPRASGGGNSALDVNRNESLGHEMAMLEEELRHLEFKCRNILRAQKMQQLRERCMKAWLLEEEGLYDLGAGEPKKHELSDISELPEKSDKDSTSAYNTGESCRSTPLLAEPLPESPLRRATAGNSNLNRTPPGPAGPTHPKAAPPQGSPAKFRSLSRDPELGRRPHSEERVRRSPKPGVTLERVGPEGSPYLSRRHRGQGQESEHYHSCVQLAPPRGLEELGHGPLTLAGGPRVGGAAAATEAPRMEWKVKVRSDGTRYVAKRPVRDRLLKARALKIREERSGMTTDDDAVSEMKMGRYWSKEERKQHLIRAREQRKRREFMMQSRLECLREQQNGDSKAELNIIALSHRKTMKKRNKKILDNWITIQEMLAHGTRSADGKRVYNPLLSVTTV
- the PDZD4 gene encoding PDZ domain-containing protein 4 isoform X1 — encoded protein: MGCNMCVVQKPEEQYKVMLQVNGKELSKLSQEQTLEALRSSKEPLVIQVLRRSPRLRGDSSCHDLQLVDSGTQTDITFEHIMALGKLRPPTPPMVILEPYVLSELPPISHEYYDPAEFMEGGPQEADRMDELEYEEVELYKTSHRDKLGLMVCYRTDDEEDLGIYVGEVNPNSIAAKDGRIREGDRIIQINGVDVQNREEAVAILSQEENTNISLLVARPESQLAKRWKDSDRDDFLDDFGSEHEGELRARKLKPPAAQQLGNEEEKGVPDVGTGLSNSQELDSGVGRTDESTRTEESSEHDLLGDEPASAADTPGALRKSRDLHFSMDSLLAEGAALGGGDLPGLTEEEYERYRELLEIKGHLENGNQLGLPFPRASGGGNSALDVNRNESLGHEMAMLEEELRHLEFKCRNILRAQKMQQLRERCMKAWLLEEEGLYDLGAGEPKKHELSDISELPEKSDKDSTSAYNTGESCRSTPLLAEPLPESPLRRATAGNSNLNRTPPGPAGPTHPKAAPPQGSPAKFRSLSRDPELGRRPHSEERVRRSPKPGVTLERVGPEGSPYLSRRHRGQGQESEHYHSCVQLAPPRGLEELGHGPLTLAGGPRVGGAAAATEAPRMEWKVKVRSDGTRYVAKRPVRDRLLKARALKIREERSGMTTDDDAVSEMKMGRYWSKEERKQHLIRAREQRKRREFMMQSRLECLREQQNGDSKAELNIIALSHRKTMKKRNKKILDNWITIQEMLAHGTRSADGKRVYNPLLSVTTV